Proteins found in one Hypericibacter terrae genomic segment:
- a CDS encoding FMN-binding glutamate synthase family protein, whose product MSVTTTADLQAAAKRFSLFAAVLLLTLLSIALGLTESAEWFWPLLVLLPLLAMGSWDLVQPSHSLMRNYPLLAHFRWLFEALRPYLRQYIVEDDHSGTPYSHDDRALIYARAKGQEDRQPFGTELDAYSSAFEWMTHSIAPKPVVKEPFHIKVGGHDCKKPYEAAILNISAMSFGSLGPNAIEALNWGAKLGGFYHDTGEGGISRYHRIHGGDIVYELGTGYFGARNPNGSFSPERFAEQAQNDQVRMIEIKLSQGAKPGHGGILPGAKVSAEISNARGVAMGIDCVSPSRHSAFSTPAGMMEFIAQLRELSGGKPIGFKLCIGHPTEVFALIKAMLKTGIKPDFIVVDGKEGGTGAAPAELSDHLGTPLREGLILMRNALVGAGLRNEIRLAASGKVVSGFSMAVNLAMGADWCNAARAFMFSLGCVQSMRCHTNRCPTGVTTNDPILQRGLDVALKARRVAGFQHNTVEALAELVAAAGLDHPQDLMPRHIWHRLNPIEVRTLDRIYNFLEPGVLVSAPDMTPYADEWRAADADSFIPRMDVGPQREAEGAA is encoded by the coding sequence ATGAGCGTGACAACGACGGCTGATCTCCAGGCAGCCGCGAAACGATTCAGCCTGTTCGCCGCCGTCCTCTTGCTCACATTGCTGAGCATCGCGCTGGGGCTGACAGAGTCCGCCGAATGGTTCTGGCCGCTGCTGGTCCTGCTGCCGCTGCTGGCGATGGGGAGCTGGGACCTTGTGCAGCCTTCCCATTCGCTCATGCGCAACTACCCGCTGCTGGCCCATTTCCGCTGGCTGTTCGAGGCGCTGAGGCCCTACCTGCGCCAATACATCGTCGAGGACGATCATTCAGGGACGCCCTACAGCCATGACGATCGCGCGCTGATCTATGCGCGTGCGAAAGGCCAGGAGGACCGCCAGCCCTTCGGCACCGAGCTCGACGCCTATTCGAGCGCCTTCGAATGGATGACCCATTCGATCGCGCCGAAGCCGGTGGTGAAGGAGCCGTTCCACATCAAGGTCGGCGGCCACGACTGCAAGAAACCCTATGAGGCCGCAATCCTCAACATCTCCGCCATGAGTTTCGGGTCGCTCGGACCCAACGCCATCGAGGCGCTCAATTGGGGCGCCAAGCTCGGCGGCTTCTATCACGATACCGGCGAGGGCGGCATCAGCCGCTATCACCGGATTCATGGCGGCGACATCGTCTATGAGCTGGGCACCGGCTATTTCGGCGCGCGCAATCCGAACGGCAGCTTCAGCCCGGAGCGTTTCGCCGAGCAGGCGCAGAACGACCAGGTCCGGATGATCGAGATCAAGCTCAGCCAGGGCGCCAAGCCCGGCCATGGCGGCATCCTGCCCGGCGCCAAGGTCTCGGCCGAGATCTCCAATGCGCGCGGCGTCGCCATGGGGATCGATTGCGTTTCGCCCAGCCGCCACTCGGCCTTCTCGACGCCGGCCGGGATGATGGAATTCATCGCCCAGCTGCGCGAGCTGTCCGGCGGCAAGCCGATCGGCTTCAAGCTCTGCATCGGCCATCCGACCGAGGTGTTCGCGCTGATCAAGGCGATGCTGAAGACCGGCATCAAGCCCGACTTCATCGTGGTGGACGGCAAGGAAGGCGGGACGGGCGCGGCACCGGCCGAGCTTTCGGACCATCTCGGCACGCCCTTGCGCGAAGGCTTGATCCTGATGCGCAACGCGCTGGTGGGCGCCGGCCTGCGCAACGAGATCCGATTGGCCGCCAGCGGCAAGGTCGTCAGCGGTTTCTCGATGGCGGTCAATCTCGCCATGGGTGCCGACTGGTGCAACGCGGCGCGCGCCTTCATGTTCTCGCTGGGCTGCGTGCAGTCGATGCGCTGCCACACCAACCGCTGCCCCACCGGCGTCACCACCAACGATCCGATCCTGCAGCGCGGCCTTGACGTGGCGCTCAAGGCGCGACGCGTGGCGGGATTCCAGCACAACACGGTGGAGGCGCTGGCGGAGCTGGTCGCGGCCGCCGGCCTCGATCATCCGCAGGACCTGATGCCGCGCCATATCTGGCACCGGCTCAACCCGATCGAGGTCCGCACCCTCGACCGAATCTATAACTTTCTCGAGCCCGGCGTGCTGGTTTCGGCTCCGGATATGACGCCTTACGCCGACGAATGGCGCGCGGCCGATGCGGACTCCTTCATCCCGCGCATGGATGTCGGGCCGCAGCGCGAGGCCGAAGGCGCGGCCTAG
- a CDS encoding glutathione peroxidase, whose amino-acid sequence MTSFSGGQGTTTSAHPTPVDWSKLPLPSVEGTAFKPEMFRGKVVLLVNTASYCGFTPQYRGLEALWQRYRDRGFLVLGVPANDFGAQEPDPDSQIKRFCETTYGIGFPIMAKQTVIGERAHPIYRWALEQTGPQGAPKWNFHKILIGRDGKLAAWFTSTVKPSDAKLTGAIEQALGAPSA is encoded by the coding sequence ATGACCAGCTTTTCCGGCGGCCAAGGCACCACCACTTCCGCGCATCCGACGCCCGTCGATTGGAGCAAGCTCCCGCTCCCCTCGGTCGAGGGCACGGCCTTCAAGCCGGAGATGTTCCGCGGCAAGGTGGTGCTGCTGGTCAACACCGCGTCCTATTGCGGCTTCACCCCGCAATATCGCGGCCTCGAGGCGCTCTGGCAGCGCTATCGCGACCGCGGTTTCCTGGTGCTGGGCGTGCCGGCCAACGATTTCGGCGCACAGGAGCCCGACCCCGACAGCCAGATCAAGCGCTTCTGCGAGACCACCTACGGGATCGGCTTTCCGATCATGGCCAAGCAGACCGTGATCGGAGAAAGGGCGCACCCGATCTATCGCTGGGCCCTCGAGCAGACCGGCCCGCAAGGCGCGCCCAAATGGAACTTCCACAAGATCCTGATCGGACGCGACGGCAAGCTGGCGGCCTGGTTCACCAGCACCGTCAAACCCTCGGACGCGAAGCTGACCGGCGCGATCGAGCAGGCGCTCGGTGCGCCCTCCGCGTAA
- a CDS encoding cupin domain-containing protein, whose protein sequence is MNADSGRLTALRRITNIKTAPFVPDDRYGAPTPDFNWLPLDFDRKTGDGLFLLRFEPGARSAPHEHSHGESFLIMEGELHDSDGTIFRPGDFVRYEPRSKHWSVAPQGCVIAVFLRGYNRRLAPGESEA, encoded by the coding sequence ATGAATGCGGATTCCGGAAGACTCACGGCCCTGCGCCGCATCACCAACATCAAGACGGCGCCCTTCGTCCCCGACGATCGTTACGGCGCGCCGACGCCGGACTTCAACTGGCTGCCGCTCGATTTCGACAGGAAGACCGGCGACGGTCTCTTCCTGCTGCGGTTCGAGCCCGGCGCCCGCTCGGCGCCGCATGAGCATAGCCATGGCGAATCCTTCCTGATCATGGAAGGCGAGCTCCATGACAGCGACGGGACGATCTTCCGACCCGGCGATTTCGTGCGCTACGAACCCCGCAGCAAACATTGGAGCGTGGCGCCGCAGGGCTGCGTGATCGCGGTCTTCCTGCGCGGCTATAACCGGCGCTTGGCGCCGGGCGAAAGCGAAGCCTGA
- a CDS encoding MFS transporter, which translates to MDPALAGADPYAGEGWREILGQGRWAPFLLICFGIWLHAADGLIVVTTIPAIVADIGGIAWTGWAFALYQVASIVAASLGGLMALRFGIGRATAAASALFTLGCVLDAMAPDMGFFLIGRLVQGLGGGVMVALFHVAVTRVFPERHWTRIFAWVSAVWGVSALFGPLVGGLFAEAGLWRDAYWAFGAQALVVALCSPFLFGNVASSAQGLELRAPWCALLMLVPGVLGIAAASVVDSVALAALSVAIGLGFLALFFYFDRREHSPLLPERSLSAAPVRFGLLMVLCFSVATISFSVYGPLLLVQLHHITLLEAGYMIAIESVAWSVTAMMVGWVRPKGEPLCIKLGASMIALGLLGFALSVPQGPVWAIAVSAGLQGGGFGVSWAFIARRVASGAIEAERERAAGALPTTQMLSYAIGAALAAIIANGLGLELVTPEARLRSIGFWIFCAFLPLTLPGFRAAWRLAR; encoded by the coding sequence ATGGATCCTGCGCTCGCGGGCGCCGATCCTTACGCCGGAGAGGGCTGGCGCGAGATTCTCGGCCAGGGGCGCTGGGCGCCTTTCCTGCTGATCTGCTTCGGCATCTGGCTGCATGCGGCGGACGGGTTGATCGTGGTCACGACCATCCCTGCCATCGTCGCCGATATCGGCGGGATCGCCTGGACCGGCTGGGCCTTCGCGCTCTATCAGGTCGCTTCGATCGTGGCGGCGTCGCTCGGCGGCCTCATGGCCTTGCGCTTCGGCATCGGCCGCGCGACGGCGGCGGCCAGCGCACTCTTCACGCTCGGCTGCGTGCTCGACGCGATGGCGCCGGACATGGGTTTCTTCCTCATCGGCCGCCTGGTGCAGGGCCTCGGCGGCGGCGTGATGGTGGCGCTGTTCCATGTCGCCGTGACGCGCGTCTTTCCGGAGCGGCACTGGACCCGCATCTTCGCCTGGGTCTCCGCGGTCTGGGGAGTCTCGGCGCTGTTCGGGCCGCTCGTCGGTGGGCTCTTCGCCGAGGCCGGGCTCTGGCGCGACGCCTACTGGGCCTTCGGCGCCCAGGCGCTGGTGGTGGCGCTCTGTTCGCCCTTCCTCTTCGGCAATGTCGCATCCTCGGCGCAAGGCCTCGAGCTGCGGGCACCCTGGTGCGCGCTTCTCATGCTGGTGCCGGGCGTGCTGGGAATCGCAGCCGCGAGCGTTGTCGATTCCGTGGCTCTTGCGGCGCTGTCGGTCGCGATCGGCCTTGGCTTCCTGGCGCTGTTCTTCTATTTCGACCGGCGCGAGCATTCGCCGCTGCTGCCCGAGCGATCCCTGTCCGCGGCGCCGGTGCGGTTCGGGCTGCTGATGGTGCTCTGCTTCTCGGTCGCGACCATCTCCTTCAGCGTCTATGGGCCGCTGCTGCTGGTGCAGCTGCATCACATCACCCTGCTCGAGGCGGGCTACATGATCGCGATCGAATCCGTCGCCTGGAGCGTCACCGCGATGATGGTGGGCTGGGTCAGGCCCAAAGGCGAACCGCTTTGCATCAAGCTCGGCGCCAGCATGATCGCGCTGGGTCTTCTCGGCTTCGCGCTCTCGGTGCCGCAGGGGCCGGTCTGGGCCATCGCCGTTTCGGCCGGATTGCAGGGCGGGGGCTTCGGCGTAAGCTGGGCCTTCATCGCGCGACGGGTGGCGTCGGGCGCGATCGAGGCCGAGCGGGAACGGGCGGCCGGCGCGCTGCCGACCACGCAGATGCTGAGCTATGCGATCGGTGCCGCGCTCGCCGCCATCATCGCCAACGGCCTGGGCCTGGAACTGGTCACGCCCGAAGCGCGGCTCCGGTCGATCGGATTCTGGATCTTCTGCGCCTTCCTGCCGCTGACCCTGCCAGGCTTCCGCGCCGCCTGGCGCCTGGCGCGATAA
- a CDS encoding DinB family protein — protein sequence MRHFSLMARFNQWVNRQLYDKVATLDDEAYRADTGIFFRTIHHTLNHLLVVDRLWIGRVTGSDRGISSLDQILFEDFTSLRAAREAEDRGLIALLDEMPDDRIEALVRFSTIKRDRHFEARVRDLLSGMFNHQTHHRGQIYAVMQQRGMDLPDVDLPFFLPEIGEARVIA from the coding sequence ATGAGACATTTCTCGCTGATGGCCCGTTTCAACCAATGGGTCAACCGCCAGCTCTATGACAAGGTGGCGACGCTCGACGACGAAGCCTATCGCGCGGACACCGGAATCTTCTTCCGCACGATCCATCACACGCTCAACCATCTGCTGGTGGTGGACCGCCTCTGGATCGGACGCGTCACCGGCAGCGATCGCGGCATCTCCTCGCTCGACCAGATCCTCTTCGAGGATTTCACTTCGCTGCGGGCCGCGCGGGAGGCGGAGGACCGGGGATTGATCGCGCTGCTGGACGAGATGCCGGACGACAGGATCGAGGCGCTGGTCCGCTTCTCCACGATCAAGCGCGACCGGCATTTCGAGGCGCGGGTCCGTGATCTGCTGTCGGGCATGTTCAATCATCAGACCCATCATCGCGGCCAGATCTATGCCGTCATGCAGCAGCGCGGCATGGACCTGCCCGACGTCGACCTCCCCTTCTTCCTGCCCGAAATCGGCGAGGCGCGCGTCATCGCCTGA
- the hutU gene encoding urocanate hydratase — MPASSRLDNERQIKSPHGTTLSAKSWLTEAPLRMLMNNLDAAVAEKPQELVVYGGIGRAARDWECYDRIVASLRSLEADETLLVQSGKPVGIFRTHADAPRVLIANSNIVPHWATWEKFHELDRKGLMMYGQMTAGSWIYIGSQGIVQGTYETFVEVGRRHFGGHLKGKWILTGGLGGMGGAQPLAATMAGASMLAVECQPSRIERRLETRYLDRRADNLDQALGMIKEATVQGQAVSIGLLGNAAEIFPELVRRGIRPDIVTDQTSAHDPLNGYLPAGWSLDKAERLRESDPDAVVQAAKQSMAVQVKAMLDFHRMGIPTLDYGNNIRQMALEMGVADAFDFPGFVPAYIRPLFCRGIGPFRWAALSGDPEDIYKTDARVKQLIPDNPHLHNWLDMAKERIQFQGLPARICWVGLGERARLGLAFNEMVAKGELKAPVVIGRDHLDSGSVASPNRETEAMQDGSDAISDWPLLNALLNTASGATWVSLHHGGGVGIGYSQHAGMVIVADGTKDAARRLERVLTNDPATGVMRHADAGYQIAIDCAKEKGLKLPMLGK; from the coding sequence ATGCCCGCATCCTCCCGCCTCGACAATGAACGCCAGATCAAGAGCCCGCACGGCACCACGCTCAGCGCCAAGAGCTGGCTGACCGAGGCGCCCTTACGCATGCTGATGAACAATCTCGACGCCGCGGTCGCCGAGAAGCCGCAGGAACTGGTGGTCTATGGCGGCATCGGCCGCGCCGCACGCGATTGGGAATGCTACGACCGGATCGTGGCCAGCCTGCGCAGCCTCGAGGCGGACGAGACCCTGCTGGTCCAGTCGGGCAAGCCGGTCGGTATCTTCCGCACCCATGCCGACGCGCCCCGCGTCCTCATTGCCAACTCCAATATCGTGCCGCATTGGGCGACCTGGGAGAAATTCCACGAGCTCGATCGCAAGGGCCTGATGATGTACGGCCAGATGACGGCCGGGTCCTGGATCTATATCGGCAGCCAGGGCATCGTGCAGGGCACCTACGAGACCTTCGTCGAGGTCGGACGCCGGCATTTCGGCGGCCATCTCAAGGGCAAATGGATCCTGACCGGCGGGCTCGGCGGCATGGGCGGCGCGCAGCCGCTGGCTGCCACCATGGCGGGCGCCTCGATGCTGGCGGTCGAATGCCAACCCAGCCGCATCGAGCGCCGTCTCGAAACGCGCTATCTCGACCGGCGTGCCGACAATCTCGACCAGGCGCTGGGCATGATCAAGGAGGCGACAGTGCAGGGCCAGGCGGTTTCGATCGGTCTCCTCGGCAATGCCGCCGAGATCTTCCCCGAACTGGTGCGCCGCGGCATCCGTCCCGACATCGTCACGGACCAGACCTCGGCGCATGATCCTCTCAACGGCTATCTGCCGGCCGGCTGGTCGCTCGACAAGGCCGAGCGGCTGCGCGAGAGCGATCCGGACGCCGTGGTCCAGGCCGCCAAGCAATCGATGGCGGTGCAGGTCAAGGCCATGCTCGATTTCCATCGCATGGGCATTCCCACGCTCGACTACGGCAATAACATCCGGCAGATGGCGCTCGAGATGGGCGTGGCCGACGCGTTCGATTTCCCGGGCTTCGTGCCGGCCTATATCCGTCCCCTCTTCTGCCGCGGCATCGGCCCGTTCCGCTGGGCCGCCCTCTCCGGCGATCCGGAGGACATCTACAAGACCGATGCGCGGGTGAAGCAGCTCATTCCCGACAATCCGCATCTCCATAACTGGCTCGACATGGCCAAGGAACGCATCCAGTTCCAGGGCCTGCCCGCGCGCATCTGCTGGGTGGGGCTGGGCGAGCGCGCCAGGCTCGGCCTCGCCTTCAACGAGATGGTGGCGAAAGGCGAGCTCAAGGCGCCGGTCGTGATCGGCCGCGACCATCTGGACTCCGGCTCGGTCGCGAGCCCTAACCGCGAGACCGAGGCGATGCAGGACGGCTCGGACGCCATCAGCGACTGGCCGCTCCTCAACGCGCTGCTCAACACCGCGTCCGGCGCCACCTGGGTCTCGCTCCATCATGGCGGCGGTGTGGGCATCGGCTATTCGCAGCATGCCGGCATGGTGATCGTCGCCGACGGCACCAAGGACGCCGCGCGCCGGCTCGAGCGGGTCCTGACCAACGACCCCGCGACCGGCGTCATGCGCCATGCCGATGCCGGCTACCAGATCGCGATCGATTGCGCCAAGGAGAAGGGCCTGAAGCTGCCGATGCTCGGCAAATAG
- a CDS encoding N,N-dimethylformamidase beta subunit family domain-containing protein, whose protein sequence is MKIIGYPAELIYRPGDKARFMVSTDGIAAFDAVLVRIVCGDPRETGPGFKEAPIAACRKTSITGRKQGTEIGSFMTVAPGAAMDNRAVGFVFNVFATTPTKQGQTLFARWDERRKLGFKIGIDGRSRLRMELGDGAGATASLALPQALQARCWTTVGIGLSVDTGRMTLMMRTVDPHGFGTAMVEATGDGLPLEGKLAGLPLSFAARRNGRDAAPRMTGFFNGRLESPVMLARIPTVADIEAYRAGGPEKVHQPATFWDFAHDFTASRIADRIGGLDAELVNLPSRGVTGAQWDGTVQKFLEKPAHYRAVHFHDDDLEDCAWDESFAFDLPDDLASGIYAAKLTAGDAEHHVVFLVEERSGENRADIAFLASSVTYVAYSNEHYDFDDPNMEMKNGAVATYDASDLYLNEHRELGLSTYDRHCDGYGVFYSSARRPLFSMHVKNKVWALAADTHVTDWLEARRLPFDLITDHAVHAEGLSRLARYKVVITGTHPEYWTTAMWDAMTRYLAAGGRLIYLGGNGFYWRTALHPQKPWLVELRRAETGARYWDSEAGEAYMSFTGEFGGLWRRSATAPQKLVGVGTVATGFDYSSHYRRRPESDDPRARFIFEGVEEEILGDFGSIGGGAAGSEIDRADPWLGTPAHSLIVARSEGHTRQYNVVPEETPFHHPTINGQEAEKCYADLVFFETPKGGAVFSTGSISWAASLAHNGYANNISRITENVVRRFAQATPFPEPPDGGGSAEMRRTRIDQGQEAYDGIDRLD, encoded by the coding sequence ATGAAGATCATCGGTTATCCGGCGGAACTCATTTACCGCCCCGGCGACAAGGCCCGCTTCATGGTCTCGACCGACGGGATCGCCGCCTTCGACGCGGTGCTCGTTCGGATCGTCTGCGGCGATCCCCGGGAGACCGGTCCGGGCTTCAAGGAAGCTCCCATCGCGGCCTGCCGCAAGACTTCCATTACCGGCAGGAAGCAGGGCACCGAGATCGGCTCCTTCATGACCGTCGCGCCAGGCGCCGCGATGGACAACCGGGCGGTCGGCTTCGTGTTCAACGTCTTCGCCACGACCCCCACCAAACAGGGCCAGACGCTCTTTGCGCGTTGGGACGAGCGCAGAAAGCTCGGGTTCAAGATCGGCATCGATGGGCGGTCGAGGTTGCGGATGGAACTCGGCGATGGAGCCGGGGCGACCGCCAGCCTGGCGCTCCCACAAGCGCTGCAAGCGCGATGCTGGACCACCGTTGGGATCGGCCTTTCCGTCGATACCGGCCGGATGACGCTGATGATGAGGACTGTCGATCCCCATGGCTTCGGGACCGCCATGGTGGAAGCGACGGGCGATGGCCTGCCGCTGGAGGGAAAGCTGGCAGGGCTGCCGCTCAGCTTCGCCGCCCGCCGGAACGGGCGGGATGCCGCGCCGAGGATGACAGGGTTCTTCAACGGACGTCTCGAATCCCCGGTCATGCTGGCTCGGATTCCCACCGTGGCGGATATCGAGGCCTATCGGGCGGGCGGGCCTGAAAAGGTTCACCAACCGGCCACCTTCTGGGATTTCGCCCATGACTTCACCGCCTCGCGGATCGCAGACCGGATCGGCGGCCTCGATGCCGAGTTGGTGAATCTTCCCTCCCGCGGCGTCACGGGCGCGCAATGGGACGGCACCGTCCAGAAGTTCCTGGAGAAGCCGGCGCATTACCGCGCCGTTCACTTCCACGACGACGATCTGGAGGACTGCGCCTGGGACGAGAGCTTTGCGTTCGACCTCCCGGACGACCTGGCCAGCGGCATCTATGCGGCGAAGCTCACGGCCGGCGACGCGGAGCATCATGTCGTGTTTCTGGTGGAGGAGCGCAGCGGTGAGAACCGTGCCGATATCGCCTTCCTGGCCTCCTCCGTCACTTACGTCGCCTATTCGAACGAGCATTACGACTTCGACGATCCCAATATGGAAATGAAGAACGGGGCGGTCGCGACCTACGACGCCTCGGACCTCTACCTGAACGAACATCGGGAGCTCGGCCTCTCGACTTATGACCGCCATTGCGACGGTTACGGCGTGTTCTATTCGAGCGCCCGCCGGCCCCTGTTCAGCATGCATGTCAAGAACAAGGTCTGGGCTCTGGCCGCGGACACCCATGTGACCGACTGGCTGGAGGCGCGCCGCCTGCCCTTCGACCTGATCACGGATCACGCGGTGCATGCGGAGGGGCTGTCGCGGCTCGCCCGCTACAAGGTGGTGATCACGGGCACCCATCCCGAATACTGGACCACGGCGATGTGGGACGCGATGACCCGCTATCTCGCGGCCGGCGGCCGGCTGATCTATCTCGGCGGCAACGGCTTCTATTGGCGCACGGCCCTTCACCCGCAAAAACCCTGGCTCGTGGAGCTGCGCCGCGCGGAAACCGGCGCCCGGTACTGGGACAGCGAGGCGGGCGAGGCCTATATGAGCTTCACCGGAGAATTCGGCGGCTTGTGGCGCCGCTCGGCGACGGCGCCGCAAAAGCTTGTCGGCGTCGGCACGGTCGCCACCGGCTTCGACTACTCCTCCCACTACCGCCGGCGGCCCGAAAGCGACGATCCTCGCGCCCGCTTCATCTTCGAAGGCGTCGAGGAGGAGATCCTCGGCGATTTCGGCAGCATTGGCGGCGGTGCCGCGGGATCGGAGATCGACCGGGCCGATCCCTGGCTGGGCACGCCCGCGCACAGCCTGATCGTCGCCCGCTCCGAGGGTCACACGCGGCAATACAATGTGGTTCCCGAGGAAACGCCCTTCCACCACCCCACCATCAATGGGCAGGAGGCGGAGAAGTGCTATGCGGACCTGGTGTTCTTCGAGACGCCGAAGGGTGGCGCCGTGTTCTCGACGGGCTCGATCAGCTGGGCGGCGTCCCTCGCCCATAACGGCTATGCCAACAACATTTCCCGGATCACCGAGAACGTCGTCCGCCGCTTCGCGCAAGCCACGCCATTCCCCGAGCCGCCCGACGGCGGCGGCAGCGCGGAGATGCGCCGCACGCGGATCGACCAGGGTCAGGAAGCCTATGACGGAATCGACCGTCTCGATTGA
- a CDS encoding helix-turn-helix transcriptional regulator: MATSDDEVLRLLKTRGPISTAATAAALGITPQGARQRLETLRAAGLIQAGEARGAVGRPGLNWSLSEAGHAEFPDGHDRLAVELIETVRSKLGARALDRLIAAREAEQHRRYETALATAQDVPEKLRRLAQERTHEGYMAEIREEADGSLLLLEHHCPICAAATACQGFCRSELQLFRAVLGPGAKVERVQHLVSGDGLAAGERRCSYRIEIGEAAKPAPSPQRKPRRNSRSRL, encoded by the coding sequence ATGGCGACCAGCGACGACGAGGTTCTCCGACTGCTGAAGACCCGCGGGCCGATCTCGACCGCGGCCACCGCCGCTGCCCTGGGCATCACGCCCCAGGGCGCGCGCCAGCGGCTCGAGACATTGCGCGCGGCGGGACTGATCCAGGCCGGCGAGGCCAGAGGAGCGGTCGGCCGGCCGGGCCTCAACTGGTCCCTGAGCGAGGCCGGTCACGCCGAGTTTCCCGATGGCCATGACCGCCTCGCGGTCGAGCTGATCGAAACCGTCCGCAGCAAGCTGGGCGCCAGGGCCCTCGACCGCCTGATCGCGGCGCGCGAGGCGGAGCAGCATCGGCGCTATGAGACGGCTCTCGCGACGGCACAGGATGTGCCTGAAAAATTGCGGCGTCTCGCACAGGAGCGGACCCATGAAGGCTACATGGCCGAGATCCGCGAGGAAGCCGATGGCAGCCTGCTGCTGCTCGAGCATCATTGCCCGATCTGCGCCGCGGCCACCGCCTGCCAGGGCTTCTGCCGCTCGGAGCTGCAGCTCTTTCGCGCCGTCCTGGGGCCCGGCGCCAAGGTCGAGCGGGTGCAACATCTGGTCAGCGGTGACGGGCTCGCCGCGGGGGAACGGCGCTGCAGCTACCGGATCGAGATAGGGGAAGCGGCCAAGCCCGCCCCTTCGCCACAAAGGAAGCCGCGCCGCAACTCGCGTTCGCGTTTATAA
- a CDS encoding EthD domain-containing protein — MLKLVVVCHRREGWSRERFRQYFREVHGPLAVAIPHVARYVQNFVEPDVVEGDPPWDAVIEFWFADRAAYDAAWASPEGQRAAGDNPNCMDMNRTAWGLVDEVVVRP; from the coding sequence ATGCTCAAGCTTGTCGTGGTCTGCCATCGGCGCGAAGGATGGTCGCGCGAACGCTTCCGCCAATATTTCCGCGAGGTGCACGGCCCCCTCGCCGTAGCGATCCCGCATGTCGCCCGCTATGTGCAGAACTTCGTCGAGCCGGACGTGGTCGAGGGCGATCCGCCCTGGGACGCGGTGATCGAGTTCTGGTTCGCCGACCGTGCCGCCTACGATGCCGCCTGGGCCTCGCCCGAGGGCCAGCGTGCCGCGGGCGACAATCCGAATTGCATGGACATGAATCGCACCGCCTGGGGCCTGGTGGACGAGGTCGTTGTTCGTCCCTGA
- a CDS encoding glutamine amidotransferase-related protein has translation MSNRVVMVVHSEWREKRISPHLTARGYQVECRCPAQGDRLPENVEDYAAAIVLGGVQSANDADNVDYMRHELDWIRRWVEQDRRYLGICLGGQLLARALGARVDVHPQGLHEIGYWPIEPTKESGDLFAGLGHVYHWHKEGFELPQGAELLARGARFPHQAFRRGRAYGLQFHPEVTGEDARGWLGETSDYEARPGAQPRDLHLASIEKHDAALGRWTLRFIDRWIGERVADSGPSPVSIVATPRVAHG, from the coding sequence ATGAGCAATCGAGTTGTGATGGTGGTCCATAGCGAGTGGCGCGAGAAGCGGATCTCGCCCCATCTGACCGCCCGCGGTTATCAGGTCGAATGCCGCTGTCCGGCCCAGGGCGATCGCCTGCCGGAAAATGTCGAGGACTACGCCGCCGCCATCGTGTTGGGCGGCGTGCAGAGCGCCAACGACGCCGACAATGTCGACTATATGCGCCATGAGCTCGACTGGATCCGGCGCTGGGTCGAGCAGGACCGCCGCTATCTCGGCATCTGCCTCGGCGGCCAGTTGCTGGCGCGCGCGCTGGGCGCCCGCGTCGATGTACATCCGCAAGGGTTGCACGAGATCGGCTACTGGCCGATCGAGCCGACCAAGGAGTCGGGCGATCTCTTCGCCGGTCTCGGCCATGTCTATCACTGGCACAAGGAAGGCTTCGAGCTGCCGCAGGGCGCCGAGCTGCTGGCGCGCGGCGCGCGCTTCCCCCATCAGGCGTTCCGCCGGGGCCGGGCCTATGGGCTGCAGTTCCACCCCGAAGTGACCGGCGAGGATGCGCGCGGCTGGCTGGGCGAGACTTCCGATTACGAGGCGAGGCCCGGGGCGCAGCCGCGCGATCTGCATCTGGCGAGCATCGAGAAACATGATGCGGCGCTGGGCCGCTGGACCTTGCGCTTCATCGACCGCTGGATCGGCGAGAGAGTGGCCGATTCAGGACCGTCTCCTGTGTCTATTGTTGCAACGCCCCGCGTCGCCCACGGCTGA